A genomic stretch from Malus domestica chromosome 15, GDT2T_hap1 includes:
- the LOC139191858 gene encoding glycine-rich protein 5-like has protein sequence MVEVPLGGRASAGGEFGLGPEGAGGDDGDSADGVEAGVEAGGEALGVGAVTGDGVGDTVGVLLGDGTGTADGGVAVGGVAVGGVAVGGVAVGGVAVGGEAVGAAPGAWAMHDVAKRLKTIKTWNPAKPIFIFRERKREFDE, from the coding sequence ATGGTGGAGGTGCCACTTGGAGGAAGAGCCTCAGCCGGTGGGGAGTTCGGGCTTGGGCCAGAGGGAGCAGGTGGGGACGACGGAGACTCAGCAGATGGTGTGGAAGCTGGTGTGGAAGCTGGTGGGGAGGCACTTGGGGTTGGTGCTGTCACTGGTGATGGAGTTGGTGACACGGTTGGTGTTTTGCTGGGTGATGGAACTGGTACGGCTGATGGCGGTGTAGCGGTTGGTGGGGTGGCGGTTGGCGGCGTGGCGGTTGGTGGGGTGGCGGTTGGCGGCGTGGCGGTTGGGGGTGAGGCTGTGGGTGCAGCTCCTGGGGCCTGGGCTATGCATGATGTggccaaaagactcaaaaccaTCAAAACTTGGAACCCTGCAAAACCCATCTtcatttttagagagagaaagagagaatttgatgagtga